One Brassica oleracea var. oleracea cultivar TO1000 chromosome C7, BOL, whole genome shotgun sequence genomic window carries:
- the LOC106306301 gene encoding chaperone protein ClpB1-like isoform X1, whose protein sequence is MRADLITIQQTLTPEAATVLNQSIAEATRRNHGHTTPLHVAATLLSSSSGFLRQACIKSHPNSSHPLQCRALELCFSVALERLPTTTTTTSSPSQPQEPPLLSNALTAALKRAQAHQRRGCPEQQQQPLLAVKVELEQLIISILDDPSVSRVMREASFSSPAVKSAIEQSRFGNSRTVNQSAIGFGYRPVPVPVNRNPYLNPRFQQNEHSGQRSTDEEAKRVVEIMTRTRKRNPVLVGDSEPRVIVKKILGKIENGDGPLRNFQVIRLEEELASSSTRFGEISGLVETRLGNSELTGGVVLDLGDLKWLAANGGGGGAVVEMRKLLERYKGRLCFIGTATCETYLRCQVYYPSMENDCDLQAIPIAAKSPLPTMFQRFGSSNIISTESISPTRSLQIPTGKMNCCYQCLQSYENDVVKLEKSLTEHNRSVLPQWLQNAKADDVGDKKLTKDQEIVELQKKWNDLCLRLHPKPNSRSDITPPGSPVGTDLVLGRSNRVVSSPDKKTRDSFDIDLFKKLLKGLAKSVWWQHDAASSVASAITERKHGNGKPKGDIWLMFTGPDKTGKTKMASAIADLVSGSRPITISLGSGSSTDDGSSLRGKTALDRLAETGRRNPFAVIVMEDIDEADVLLRNNVELAMERGRICDSYGREVSLGNVIIILTVNSSLGLAENAAPIEEARLESLVSKGWKLRLSVSKTRKRKPNRLCSDQAKQRKEICFDLNEEAAEFDSSSDVTVEHDQDDDSSFVHKLVALADDAIVFRPVDFGLIKSMTAESLKKRFSNILTVEIEDDALERIAGAVWLSKISLEEWLDEAMGSSLNSVKSRVPSVEDSVVRIELEDDVNDRVSGGYLPSSVRTLVV, encoded by the exons ATGAGAGCAGATTTGATTACAATACAGCAAACGCTGACGCCGGAAGCAGCGACTGTTCTCAACCAGTCGATCGCCGAGGCGACACGTCGCAACCATGGCCACACGACGCCTCTCCACGTGGCGGCCACGCTCTTATCATCTTCCTCTGGCTTTCTCCGACAGGCTTGCATCAAATCCCACCCGAACTCCTCTCACCCGCTCCAGTGCCGAGCTCTCGAGCTCTGTTTCAGCGTCGCCCTCGAACGCCTCCCTACTACAACGACCACCACTTCCTCTCCGTCGCAACCGCAGGAGCCGCCGCTGCTTTCAAACGCTTTGACCGCGGCTTTAAAACGCGCTCAGGCTCATCAGCGTCGTGGTTGCCCGGAGCAGCAGCAGCAACCGCTTTTGGCAGTTAAAGTCGAGCTCGAGCAACTCATCATCTCGATTCTTGATGACCCGAGTGTGAGCCGGGTCATGCGCGAGGCTAGCTTCTCTAGCCCCGCCGTTAAATCCGCGATCGAACAGTCGCGTTTTGGTAATTCAAGAACCGTTAACCAATCTGCAATTGGATTCGGTTATCGACCCGTACCGGTTCCGGTTAACCGGAATCCTTACCTTAATCCCCGGTTTCAGCAAAACGAACACTCGGGTCAGCGGAGCACCGACGAAGAAGCTAAACGGGTCGTGGAGATAATGACCCGGACCCGGAAGAGAAACCCGGTTCTCGTCGGCGATTCGGAGCCTCGAGTTATCGTGAAAAAGATTCTCGGGAAGATCGAGAACGGCGACGGACCGCTTCGCAACTTCCAGGTGATCCGGTTAGAGGAGGAGTTAGCTTCTTCTTCGACGAGGTTTGGTGAAATCTCCGGTTTAGTGGAGACCCGGTTAGGAAACTCGGAGTTAACCGGCGGTGTTGTTCTCGATCTCGGCGATTTGAAGTGGTTAGCGGCGAATGGTGGCGGAGGAGGAGCTGTGGTGGAGATGAGGAAGCTTTTGGAGAGATACAAAGGAAGGTTGTGTTTCATTGGTACAGCCACGTGTGAGACTTATCTTCGTTGTCAAGTTTATTACCCTTCGATGGAGAATGATTGCGATCTTCAAGCGATTCCGATCGCCGCTAAATCGCCTCTTCCGACCATGTTCCAAAG GTTTGGGAGCAGTAACATAATCTCAACTGAATCGATATCTCCGACAAGAAGCCTTCAGATTCCGACAGGAAAAATGAACTGCTGTTATCAGTGTTTACAGAGTTACGAAAACGACGTCGTGAAACTGGAAAAATCCTTAACCGAACATAACCGGTCCGTCTTGCCACAGTGGCTGCAGAACGCTAAAGCCGATGACGTAGGTGACAAGAAACTT ACAAAAGATCAAGAGATTGTGGAGTTGCAGAAGAAATGGAACGACTTGTGTTTACGTTTACATCCAAAACCAAACTCAAGATCAGACATAACTCCACCAGGGAGTCCGGTCGGTACAGATTTGGTTCTCGGACGGTCCAACAGAGTTGTATCCTCACCAGACAAGAAGACACGAGATTCGTTCGATATAGATTTATTCAAGAAGCTACTAAAGGGGTTAGCTAAAAGCGTTTGGTGGCAGCACGACGCTGCCTCTTCAGTAGCATCAGCCATTACAGAACGCAAACACGGAAACGGGAAACCAAAGGGAGATATCTGGTTGATGTTCACAGGTCCAGACAAAACCGGGAAGACCAAAATGGCATCGGCCATAGCAGATCTTGTCTCGGGAAGCCGACCGATAACTATCAGCCTCGGCTCTGGCTCCAGTACGGATGATGGTTCAAGCCTCCGTGGTAAAACGGCGTTGGATAGATTAGCGGAAACGGGTAGGAGAAACCCGTTTGCGGTTATTGTAATGGAAGATATTGATGAAGCTGATGTGTTGCTACGCAACAACGTGGAGCTAGCGATGGAACGTGGGAGGATATGTGATTCGTATGGGCGAGAGGTTAGTCTTGGTAACGTTATTATCATCCTTACCGTAAACTCCTCGCTAGGTTTAGCTGAAAACGCTGCTCCCATCGAGGAAGCGAGACTAGAGAGTCTTGTGAGCAAGGGATGGAAGCTGAGGCTGTCTGTTTCGAAAACCCGAAAACGAAAACCAAACCGGCTTTGTAGTGACCAGGCAAAGCAGAGGAAGGAGATATGTTTCGATTTGAACGAAGAAGCGGCTGAGTTTGATTCGTCAAGTGATGTAACGGTGGAGCATGATCAAGATGATGATAGTAGCTTTGTCCACAAGCTAGTGGCTTTAGCTGACGACGCTATAGTCTTTAGACCTGTTGATTTCGGTTTGATCAAGAGCATGACCGCAGAGTCTTTGAAGAAACGTTTCTCTAATATATTAACTGTGGAGATTGAAGACGATGCTTTGGAGAGAATAGCCGGTGCGGTTTGGCTCAGCAAGATTAGCTTAGAGGAATGGCTTGATGAAGCAATGGGTTCGAGCTTGAATAGTGTTAAGTCTCGAGTGCCTTCTGTGGAAGATTCTGTGGTTAGGATTGAGCTTGAAGATGATGTGAATGATCGAGTGTCCGGAGGTTATCTTCCGAGTAGTGTAAGAACGTTGGTCGTTTGA
- the LOC106306301 gene encoding chaperone protein ClpB1-like isoform X2, whose amino-acid sequence MRADLITIQQTLTPEAATVLNQSIAEATRRNHGHTTPLHVAATLLSSSSGFLRQACIKSHPNSSHPLQCRALELCFSVALERLPTTTTTTSSPSQPQEPPLLSNALTAALKRAQAHQRRGCPEQQQQPLLAVKVELEQLIISILDDPSVSRVMREASFSSPAVKSAIEQSRFGNSRTVNQSAIGFGYRPVPVPVNRNPYLNPRFQQNEHSGQRSTDEEAKRVVEIMTRTRKRNPVLVGDSEPRVIVKKILGKIENGDGPLRNFQVIRLEEELASSSTRFGEISGLVETRLGNSELTGGVVLDLGDLKWLAANGGGGGAVVEMRKLLERYKGRLCFIGTATCETYLRCQVYYPSMENDCDLQAIPIAAKSPLPTMFQRFGSSNIISTESISPTRSLQIPTGKMNCCYQCLQSYENDVVKLEKSLTEHNRSVLPQWLQNAKADDTKDQEIVELQKKWNDLCLRLHPKPNSRSDITPPGSPVGTDLVLGRSNRVVSSPDKKTRDSFDIDLFKKLLKGLAKSVWWQHDAASSVASAITERKHGNGKPKGDIWLMFTGPDKTGKTKMASAIADLVSGSRPITISLGSGSSTDDGSSLRGKTALDRLAETGRRNPFAVIVMEDIDEADVLLRNNVELAMERGRICDSYGREVSLGNVIIILTVNSSLGLAENAAPIEEARLESLVSKGWKLRLSVSKTRKRKPNRLCSDQAKQRKEICFDLNEEAAEFDSSSDVTVEHDQDDDSSFVHKLVALADDAIVFRPVDFGLIKSMTAESLKKRFSNILTVEIEDDALERIAGAVWLSKISLEEWLDEAMGSSLNSVKSRVPSVEDSVVRIELEDDVNDRVSGGYLPSSVRTLVV is encoded by the exons ATGAGAGCAGATTTGATTACAATACAGCAAACGCTGACGCCGGAAGCAGCGACTGTTCTCAACCAGTCGATCGCCGAGGCGACACGTCGCAACCATGGCCACACGACGCCTCTCCACGTGGCGGCCACGCTCTTATCATCTTCCTCTGGCTTTCTCCGACAGGCTTGCATCAAATCCCACCCGAACTCCTCTCACCCGCTCCAGTGCCGAGCTCTCGAGCTCTGTTTCAGCGTCGCCCTCGAACGCCTCCCTACTACAACGACCACCACTTCCTCTCCGTCGCAACCGCAGGAGCCGCCGCTGCTTTCAAACGCTTTGACCGCGGCTTTAAAACGCGCTCAGGCTCATCAGCGTCGTGGTTGCCCGGAGCAGCAGCAGCAACCGCTTTTGGCAGTTAAAGTCGAGCTCGAGCAACTCATCATCTCGATTCTTGATGACCCGAGTGTGAGCCGGGTCATGCGCGAGGCTAGCTTCTCTAGCCCCGCCGTTAAATCCGCGATCGAACAGTCGCGTTTTGGTAATTCAAGAACCGTTAACCAATCTGCAATTGGATTCGGTTATCGACCCGTACCGGTTCCGGTTAACCGGAATCCTTACCTTAATCCCCGGTTTCAGCAAAACGAACACTCGGGTCAGCGGAGCACCGACGAAGAAGCTAAACGGGTCGTGGAGATAATGACCCGGACCCGGAAGAGAAACCCGGTTCTCGTCGGCGATTCGGAGCCTCGAGTTATCGTGAAAAAGATTCTCGGGAAGATCGAGAACGGCGACGGACCGCTTCGCAACTTCCAGGTGATCCGGTTAGAGGAGGAGTTAGCTTCTTCTTCGACGAGGTTTGGTGAAATCTCCGGTTTAGTGGAGACCCGGTTAGGAAACTCGGAGTTAACCGGCGGTGTTGTTCTCGATCTCGGCGATTTGAAGTGGTTAGCGGCGAATGGTGGCGGAGGAGGAGCTGTGGTGGAGATGAGGAAGCTTTTGGAGAGATACAAAGGAAGGTTGTGTTTCATTGGTACAGCCACGTGTGAGACTTATCTTCGTTGTCAAGTTTATTACCCTTCGATGGAGAATGATTGCGATCTTCAAGCGATTCCGATCGCCGCTAAATCGCCTCTTCCGACCATGTTCCAAAG GTTTGGGAGCAGTAACATAATCTCAACTGAATCGATATCTCCGACAAGAAGCCTTCAGATTCCGACAGGAAAAATGAACTGCTGTTATCAGTGTTTACAGAGTTACGAAAACGACGTCGTGAAACTGGAAAAATCCTTAACCGAACATAACCGGTCCGTCTTGCCACAGTGGCTGCAGAACGCTAAAGCCGATGAC ACAAAAGATCAAGAGATTGTGGAGTTGCAGAAGAAATGGAACGACTTGTGTTTACGTTTACATCCAAAACCAAACTCAAGATCAGACATAACTCCACCAGGGAGTCCGGTCGGTACAGATTTGGTTCTCGGACGGTCCAACAGAGTTGTATCCTCACCAGACAAGAAGACACGAGATTCGTTCGATATAGATTTATTCAAGAAGCTACTAAAGGGGTTAGCTAAAAGCGTTTGGTGGCAGCACGACGCTGCCTCTTCAGTAGCATCAGCCATTACAGAACGCAAACACGGAAACGGGAAACCAAAGGGAGATATCTGGTTGATGTTCACAGGTCCAGACAAAACCGGGAAGACCAAAATGGCATCGGCCATAGCAGATCTTGTCTCGGGAAGCCGACCGATAACTATCAGCCTCGGCTCTGGCTCCAGTACGGATGATGGTTCAAGCCTCCGTGGTAAAACGGCGTTGGATAGATTAGCGGAAACGGGTAGGAGAAACCCGTTTGCGGTTATTGTAATGGAAGATATTGATGAAGCTGATGTGTTGCTACGCAACAACGTGGAGCTAGCGATGGAACGTGGGAGGATATGTGATTCGTATGGGCGAGAGGTTAGTCTTGGTAACGTTATTATCATCCTTACCGTAAACTCCTCGCTAGGTTTAGCTGAAAACGCTGCTCCCATCGAGGAAGCGAGACTAGAGAGTCTTGTGAGCAAGGGATGGAAGCTGAGGCTGTCTGTTTCGAAAACCCGAAAACGAAAACCAAACCGGCTTTGTAGTGACCAGGCAAAGCAGAGGAAGGAGATATGTTTCGATTTGAACGAAGAAGCGGCTGAGTTTGATTCGTCAAGTGATGTAACGGTGGAGCATGATCAAGATGATGATAGTAGCTTTGTCCACAAGCTAGTGGCTTTAGCTGACGACGCTATAGTCTTTAGACCTGTTGATTTCGGTTTGATCAAGAGCATGACCGCAGAGTCTTTGAAGAAACGTTTCTCTAATATATTAACTGTGGAGATTGAAGACGATGCTTTGGAGAGAATAGCCGGTGCGGTTTGGCTCAGCAAGATTAGCTTAGAGGAATGGCTTGATGAAGCAATGGGTTCGAGCTTGAATAGTGTTAAGTCTCGAGTGCCTTCTGTGGAAGATTCTGTGGTTAGGATTGAGCTTGAAGATGATGTGAATGATCGAGTGTCCGGAGGTTATCTTCCGAGTAGTGTAAGAACGTTGGTCGTTTGA
- the LOC106304691 gene encoding uncharacterized protein LOC106304691, with product MRNPPPPPSLLSLTVNAALLNISRINDLSHLPDHIVLELFERTLEAGKLNERVLRVFMATGNEDVLATIAALKIKIDLTPIVPTRCDEKFRMNWSRR from the exons ATGAGAAACCCTCCTCCTCCTCCCTCTCTGCTCTCCCTCACCGTCAACGCCGCCTTGTTAAACATCTCACGCATCAACGATCTATCGCATCTTCCTGATCACATCGTCCTTGAGCTCTTCGAG AGGACACTGGAAGCTGGGAAGTTGAATGAGAGAGTTCTGAGAGTCTTTATGGCAACTGGAAACGAAGATGTTCTTGCTACCATCGCTGCTCTGAAGATTAAAATCGACCTTACTCCCATTGTTCCTACTC GATGTGATGAGAAATTTAGAATGAACTGGAGTAGACGCTAG
- the LOC106302243 gene encoding RING-H2 finger protein ATL13-like: MNFSRENMIKTTQNLLSPSSLPRSNTNLDLNSKISPSILLIIIILSIIFFISGLLHLLVRFLLTPSSRDSEDYFDNVTALQGQLQQLFHLHDSGVDQSFIDTLPVFHYKSIIGLKNYPFDCAVCLCEFETEDKLRLLPKCSHAFHVDCIDTWLLSHSTCPLCRSSLLSDLSPQRDHRPSFLLVLESASDHSSREIACVADNDAHTNAHSRSNSQLGFVGSNYLGPTRLGSGRGDQNQDGELGGSVEKVGPFAVKLGKFRNTDIEEGSNSNNNIVSSSSLDDRRCFSMGSYEYIMDEETALKVHVSTKKVPSKNRPVPGHRMAMSECGFDPSGRLKFSGSGSMRIAEEATENNVVGRESFSVSKIWLRGKKEKPSKVEGKVDGSLASSSSGRAFSFGLSNQDAKKESSCEEVNQKGENESSLEVKTPSFARRTMLWLAGRQNKVVHSSSPSNV, translated from the coding sequence ATGAACTTTTCTCGAGAAAATATGATCAAGACAACTCAGAATCTCCTCTCTCCTTCATCACTTCCACGATCCAACACAAACTTGGATCTAAACAGCAAGATCAGTCCAAGCATTCTCCTCATTATCATAATCCTCTCAATCATCTTCTTCATCTCCGGTCTCCTCCATCTCTTAGTCAGGTTCCTCCTCACGCCATCGAGCAGAGACAGCGAAGATTACTTCGACAACGTCACCGCTCTTCAAGGCCAGCTTCAGCAGCTTTTCCACCTCCACGACTCAGGAGTCGACCAATCCTTCATCGACACGTTACCAGTTTTCCATTACAAGTCCATCATTGGTCTCAAGAATTACCCTTTCGATTGCGCCGTGTGTCTCTGTGAGTTCGAAACAGAGGATAAGCTCAGGCTTTTGCCTAAATGCAGCCACGCCTTTCACGTTGATTGTATCGACACGTGGCTTCTCTCTCACTCGACTTGTCCTTTGTGCAGATCGAGTCTCCTCTCTGATCTCTCTCCTCAGCGAGATCACCGTCCCTCGTTTCTCCTCGTTCTTGAATCCGCTAGTGATCATAGCTCGAGAGAGATTGCTTGTGTGGCTGACAATGATGCGCATACTAATGCTCATTCACGGTCCAATTCTCAACTGGGGTTTGTTGGTAGCAATTATCTTGGACCCACCCGGTTGGGTTCGGGTCGTGGAGACCAAAACCAAGATGGTGAGTTGGGTGGTTCGGTTGAAAAGGTTGGTCCTTTTGCAGTTAAGCTAGGGAAGTTTAGGAACACTGATATTGAAGAAGGAAGTAATAGCAACAATAACATTGTTAGTAGCAGCAGTTTAGATGATAGGAGGTGTTTTTCAATGGGGTCATATGAGTATATTATGGATGAAGAAACTGCACTTAAGGTTCATGTTTCAACCAAGAAAGTACCAAGCAAGAACCGTCCCGTGCCCGGCCACAGGATGGCTATGTCTGAATGCGGGTTTGATCCATCAGGGAGATTGAAATTCAGTGGCAGCGGATCGATGAGGATCGCGGAAGAGGCCACCGAGAATAATGTAGTTGGAAGGGAGAGTTTTTCGGTATCGAAAATTTGGTTAAGGGGTAAGAAAGAGAAGCCTAGTAAGGTTGAAGGCAAAGTGGATGGGTCATTGGCTTCATCATCTTCAGGAAGAGCATTCTCTTTCGGGTTATCGAACCAGGATGCGAAAAAGGAAAGCAGTTGTGAAGAAGTGAATCAAAAGGGCGAAAACGAGTCATCTTTGGAGGTGAAAACACCATCTTTTGCTAGGAGGACTATGCTTTGGCTTGCAGGGAGACAAAACAAGGTTGTTCATTCTTCTTCTCCATCTAATGTCTAG